A stretch of Flexivirga aerilata DNA encodes these proteins:
- a CDS encoding MGH1-like glycoside hydrolase domain-containing protein: MTTTPTTPPTAEHARLAESPDADAPWRLWGPYVSGRQWGTVREDYSADGNAWDYFPFDHSHLRAYRWGEDGLAGLTDRFGFLNLGVAVWNGRDDRLKERLFGLTNGQGNHGEDVKEVWWPTDATPTHSFATWLYRYPQAAFPYAELVAGNAARDRSQPEYELTDTGVLDDNRFFDVEVTYAKAGPTDVLMQVTVTNQGPDPAPLDLVPQAWLRNTWAWGGDDRTPTMRLVDGAVEVKHAWLGTYRLEAEGDPRIVFCDNETDDQELYGSAGRSDCPKGGIGRAVVHGDESQVRADEGTKAGFWWHYDQVEPGGTRTVRLRLSATGASTEDAHAPFEAASAGGFADFDEVLRARKQEADDFYAAVIPQQATADDTHIARRAFAGLLWGKQLFRYPVESWLQGDPQPPAPTERREPGARNVNWTHLDLADVISMPDEWEYPWFASWDLAFHTVPLALIDPAFAKDQLELMVAEWAQHPNGQLPAYEWNFDDVNPPVHAWATWLVYSVAGDQDRDFLIRVFGKLLLNFSWWINRKDADGSYLFEGGFLGMDNIGLFDRSKPLPDGLRLEQSDATSWMAFYSLSMLRIAVELAQETPAWGATARTFFDYFLRLAQAMDTFGSQGISLWDEGDGFYYDAVVRPDGSCERLPVRSLVGLLPLIAVESVHPLLAAQLPRLVGEVQWMERRDTGLASVFDHHQTHDDQRITMALVTADRRKRLLAMVFDESEFLSAHGIRSLSAQYREPLTVDIGGEHLSLRYTPAESDSALFGGNSNWRGPVWWPVNFLLLDALQTYAEAYPDERIADASGAATERTLGEGADELANRLVGLFRPGPDGRRPGTPRWYPSGPLWDQHVTFSEYFDGDDGSGLGATHQTGWTALVAQLICAGTAQTPG, encoded by the coding sequence GTGACGACGACACCGACGACACCGCCGACCGCCGAACACGCCCGTCTCGCTGAGTCTCCCGACGCCGACGCGCCCTGGCGCCTCTGGGGGCCGTATGTGTCCGGGCGCCAGTGGGGCACGGTCCGCGAGGACTACTCGGCCGACGGGAACGCCTGGGACTACTTCCCGTTCGACCACTCCCACCTGCGCGCCTACCGGTGGGGCGAGGACGGCCTCGCCGGTCTCACCGACCGCTTCGGCTTCCTCAACCTCGGGGTCGCGGTGTGGAACGGCCGCGACGACCGGCTCAAGGAGCGGCTGTTCGGGCTGACCAACGGCCAGGGCAACCACGGCGAGGACGTCAAGGAGGTCTGGTGGCCGACCGACGCCACCCCGACCCACTCCTTCGCCACCTGGCTCTACCGCTACCCGCAGGCCGCCTTCCCCTATGCCGAACTCGTCGCAGGCAATGCGGCCCGTGACCGGTCCCAGCCGGAGTACGAGCTCACCGACACCGGTGTGCTCGACGACAACCGCTTCTTCGACGTCGAGGTCACCTACGCCAAGGCGGGCCCGACCGACGTCCTCATGCAGGTGACCGTCACCAACCAGGGACCCGACCCCGCGCCACTCGACCTGGTGCCGCAGGCGTGGCTGCGCAACACGTGGGCGTGGGGCGGCGACGACCGCACGCCGACGATGCGACTGGTGGACGGCGCCGTCGAGGTCAAGCACGCGTGGCTGGGCACCTACCGGCTGGAGGCCGAGGGCGACCCGCGGATCGTCTTCTGCGACAACGAGACCGACGATCAGGAGCTCTACGGAAGTGCCGGCCGGTCGGACTGCCCGAAGGGCGGGATCGGTCGTGCCGTGGTGCACGGCGACGAGTCGCAGGTGCGGGCCGACGAGGGCACCAAGGCCGGCTTCTGGTGGCACTACGACCAGGTGGAGCCGGGCGGCACCCGCACGGTGCGTCTGCGCCTCTCCGCGACCGGCGCGAGCACCGAGGACGCGCACGCGCCCTTCGAGGCCGCGTCCGCCGGCGGGTTCGCCGACTTCGACGAGGTGCTGCGAGCACGGAAGCAGGAGGCTGACGACTTCTACGCGGCGGTCATCCCGCAGCAGGCGACTGCCGACGACACCCACATCGCCCGCCGCGCATTCGCCGGATTGCTCTGGGGCAAGCAGCTTTTCCGCTACCCGGTCGAGTCCTGGCTGCAGGGGGACCCCCAGCCACCGGCTCCCACGGAACGCCGCGAGCCCGGCGCCCGCAACGTCAACTGGACGCACCTGGACCTCGCGGACGTCATCTCGATGCCGGACGAGTGGGAGTATCCCTGGTTCGCGTCCTGGGATCTGGCCTTCCACACCGTGCCGCTGGCGCTGATCGACCCGGCGTTCGCCAAGGACCAGCTCGAGCTGATGGTCGCCGAGTGGGCGCAACATCCCAACGGACAGCTGCCGGCATACGAATGGAACTTCGACGACGTCAACCCGCCGGTGCACGCCTGGGCGACCTGGCTGGTGTATTCCGTTGCGGGAGACCAGGATCGGGACTTCCTGATCCGGGTGTTCGGCAAGCTGTTGCTCAACTTCTCGTGGTGGATCAACCGCAAGGACGCCGACGGCTCCTACCTCTTCGAGGGTGGCTTCCTCGGCATGGACAACATCGGGCTGTTCGACCGGTCCAAGCCGCTGCCCGACGGGTTGCGGCTGGAGCAGTCCGACGCGACGAGCTGGATGGCCTTCTACTCGCTGTCGATGCTGCGGATCGCGGTCGAACTCGCCCAGGAGACGCCCGCCTGGGGTGCGACCGCGCGCACCTTCTTCGACTACTTCCTGCGCCTCGCACAGGCAATGGACACCTTTGGCTCCCAAGGCATTTCACTCTGGGACGAGGGCGACGGCTTCTACTACGACGCCGTCGTCCGGCCGGACGGCAGCTGTGAGCGACTGCCGGTGCGCTCGCTCGTCGGGTTGCTGCCGCTGATCGCGGTCGAGTCGGTGCACCCGCTCCTCGCCGCGCAACTGCCACGGCTGGTGGGCGAGGTGCAGTGGATGGAACGCCGCGACACCGGCCTGGCGTCGGTCTTCGACCATCACCAGACCCATGACGATCAGCGGATCACCATGGCCCTCGTGACAGCTGACCGCCGGAAGCGGTTGCTGGCAATGGTTTTCGATGAGTCGGAGTTTCTGTCGGCGCACGGCATACGCTCGCTGTCCGCGCAATATCGCGAGCCGCTCACCGTCGACATCGGTGGTGAGCATCTGTCCCTGCGCTACACGCCCGCCGAGTCCGACAGTGCGCTCTTCGGCGGCAACTCCAACTGGCGCGGGCCGGTCTGGTGGCCGGTCAACTTCCTGCTCCTGGACGCCCTCCAGACGTATGCCGAGGCATATCCCGACGAACGGATCGCCGACGCGAGCGGCGCCGCCACCGAGCGCACCCTGGGGGAGGGCGCCGACGAGCTCGCGAACCGGCTGGTCGGGCTCTTCCGCCCCGGGCCGGACGGGCGTCGCCCGGGCACGCCCCGGTGGTATCCGAGCGGGCCGCTCTGGGATCAGCACGTCACCTTCAGCGAGTACTTCGACGGGGACGACGGCTCAGGCCTTGGCGCGACCCACCAGACCGGCTGGACGGCACTGGTGGCCCAGCTGATCTGCGCGGGCACCGCGCAGACACCGGGCTGA
- a CDS encoding helicase C-terminal domain-containing protein, whose protein sequence is MPVDLDDLMRAAVGGVGGSERPGQQQMARAVDQAARDGAHLLVQAGTGTGKSLAYLVPAIKHAVETRQPAIVATATLALQAQIVDNDLPRIADAVEPLLGRRPTFGLVKGRRNYLCLHKVEGGYPDEEDALLEIGEVDRAAGRIGEEVVRLREWAQETETGERDELVPGVSERAWRQVSVSAEECLGSKCPMVTECFVERSRAAAKEVDVVVTNHSFMAIDSFEGRQMLPEHDLLIVDEAHELVDRVTSTITDELTAGMVSTAARRCGRMADASTMREAGELMQELLDGLQEGRLLGIPDALGLALARVRDAARSVQSELKPASPADNDASRQVARAAVDEIFDNADRILEGRELDVVWISKDPRRGSVLRVAPMSVAMLLRDKVFGDRTVVMTSATLELGGSFDAVAGTLGLRGEGGPRWTGLDVGSPFDYPRQAIAYVASQLPPPGRDGLSTAAMDEIETLIRASGGRTLGLFSSTRGARAAAEEMRARLGDDFPVLCQGDDQIRTLVGQFAADARTCLFGTMTLWQGVDVPGVSCQLVIIDRIPFPRPDDPLASARSQEIARRGGNGFMAVSATHAALRLAQGAGRLIRRSSDRGVVAFLDTRMITARYAGFLQKSLPPFWPTTDRALVLKALKRLDETAGPVGAQADPAPEESQVEVDPAPAEEEPGDMAPVPDPEHDDLAPVVDESAGAEPVEAPETEAPASATEAGAPVSVTEAEAAATAPVPAAPPAEGWTEEDDEELRDGAELGLDPEELADHLDRPLPQVQSRMAQLGLGTT, encoded by the coding sequence ATGCCTGTGGATCTCGACGACCTGATGCGTGCCGCCGTCGGGGGAGTCGGCGGCAGCGAGCGCCCGGGGCAGCAGCAGATGGCCAGGGCGGTGGACCAGGCGGCGCGGGACGGCGCCCACCTGCTCGTGCAGGCCGGCACCGGCACCGGCAAGTCGCTCGCCTACCTGGTGCCCGCGATCAAGCATGCGGTCGAGACTCGGCAGCCGGCCATCGTGGCGACCGCGACGCTCGCCCTGCAGGCCCAGATCGTCGACAACGACCTGCCCCGCATCGCCGACGCCGTCGAGCCGCTGCTCGGCCGGCGCCCGACCTTCGGGCTGGTGAAGGGCCGGCGAAATTACCTGTGCCTGCACAAGGTCGAGGGTGGCTACCCGGACGAGGAGGACGCACTTCTCGAGATCGGCGAGGTCGATCGGGCTGCCGGCCGCATCGGCGAGGAGGTCGTCCGGCTGCGTGAGTGGGCGCAGGAGACCGAGACCGGTGAGCGCGACGAGCTGGTGCCCGGCGTCAGCGAGCGGGCCTGGCGCCAGGTGTCGGTCTCGGCGGAGGAGTGCCTCGGGTCCAAGTGCCCGATGGTCACCGAGTGCTTTGTCGAGCGATCCCGCGCGGCGGCCAAGGAGGTCGACGTCGTGGTCACCAACCACAGCTTCATGGCGATCGACTCCTTCGAGGGCCGGCAGATGCTGCCCGAGCACGACCTGCTGATCGTCGACGAGGCGCACGAGCTCGTCGACCGCGTCACCTCGACCATCACCGACGAACTCACCGCAGGCATGGTTTCCACGGCGGCGCGCCGGTGCGGGCGAATGGCCGACGCGTCCACGATGCGTGAGGCCGGGGAGCTGATGCAGGAGCTGCTCGACGGCCTCCAGGAGGGACGGCTGCTCGGCATACCCGACGCTCTCGGTCTTGCGCTGGCCAGGGTGCGCGACGCGGCACGCTCGGTGCAGAGCGAGCTCAAGCCCGCCTCGCCCGCCGACAACGACGCGAGCCGGCAGGTTGCCCGGGCGGCGGTCGACGAGATCTTCGACAACGCCGACCGGATCCTCGAGGGCCGCGAGCTCGACGTGGTGTGGATCTCCAAGGACCCGCGCCGCGGATCGGTGCTCCGTGTCGCGCCGATGAGCGTGGCAATGCTGTTGCGGGACAAGGTGTTCGGTGACCGCACGGTGGTCATGACCTCAGCCACCCTGGAGCTCGGCGGCTCCTTCGACGCTGTGGCCGGCACGCTCGGCCTGCGCGGCGAGGGCGGCCCGCGGTGGACCGGGCTCGACGTCGGCTCGCCCTTCGACTACCCCCGCCAGGCCATCGCGTATGTCGCCTCACAACTCCCGCCGCCCGGTCGCGACGGGCTGTCGACCGCCGCCATGGACGAGATCGAGACGCTGATCCGCGCCTCGGGCGGACGCACGCTGGGGTTGTTCTCCTCCACCCGCGGCGCGCGGGCCGCGGCGGAGGAGATGCGCGCGCGGCTGGGTGACGACTTCCCGGTGCTGTGTCAGGGCGACGACCAGATCCGCACGCTGGTGGGGCAGTTCGCCGCCGACGCGCGCACCTGCCTCTTCGGCACGATGACCCTCTGGCAGGGCGTCGACGTGCCCGGTGTGTCGTGCCAGCTGGTGATCATCGACCGCATCCCGTTCCCGCGGCCCGACGACCCGCTGGCGTCCGCGCGCTCCCAGGAGATCGCCCGTCGCGGCGGCAACGGCTTCATGGCGGTGTCGGCGACCCACGCCGCGCTGCGTCTCGCGCAGGGCGCCGGCCGCCTGATCCGCCGCAGCTCCGACCGGGGAGTCGTCGCGTTCCTCGACACCCGGATGATCACCGCCCGTTATGCGGGCTTCCTGCAGAAGTCGCTGCCGCCCTTCTGGCCGACCACCGACCGGGCGCTGGTGCTCAAGGCGCTGAAGCGGCTGGACGAGACCGCGGGTCCCGTTGGCGCGCAAGCGGATCCGGCGCCCGAGGAGTCACAGGTCGAGGTCGACCCGGCGCCCGCCGAGGAGGAGCCCGGCGACATGGCGCCTGTGCCCGACCCAGAGCACGACGATCTCGCGCCGGTGGTGGATGAGTCTGCTGGCGCCGAGCCGGTGGAGGCTCCGGAGACTGAGGCGCCGGCCTCGGCGACGGAGGCTGGGGCGCCGGTCTCGGTGACGGAGGCTGAGGCTGCGGCGACGGCACCGGTGCCCGCGGCACCACCGGCCGAGGGGTGGACCGAGGAGGACGACGAGGAGCTGCGCGACGGCGCCGAGCTCGGCCTCGACCCCGAGGAACTCGCCGACCATCTCGACCGGCCGCTGCCGCAGGTGCAGTCCCGGATGGCCCAACTCGGCCTGGGCACAACGTGA
- a CDS encoding phosphatase PAP2 family protein — protein MIRRSEAAGVVFVVVSVLLGAYLTHRGASHTGELRLDIWWSHHRPSWLAEPSKVIAHYGAGPLAYLPVLALLLVVWRKGGIPAALATALVFLAGRISVTIAKAIYQRPRPPADVVHALVPVTDRASMPSGHTALAAAFAGALVYAVHRSGRSVIPAVVVGVLLVVAYAVSRMVVGAHYLGDVTVGALLPVGVMLLVGGLLDRRLDRPARR, from the coding sequence GTGATCCGTCGGAGCGAAGCGGCCGGCGTCGTGTTCGTCGTGGTGTCGGTGCTGTTGGGCGCCTACCTGACCCACCGCGGCGCATCGCACACCGGCGAGCTGCGGCTCGACATCTGGTGGTCCCACCACCGGCCGTCCTGGCTGGCCGAACCCAGCAAGGTCATCGCCCACTACGGCGCGGGCCCGCTCGCCTACCTGCCGGTGCTCGCCCTGCTCCTCGTCGTATGGCGCAAAGGCGGCATCCCGGCAGCCCTCGCCACCGCGCTGGTCTTCCTGGCCGGCCGGATCAGCGTGACGATCGCGAAGGCGATCTATCAGCGGCCGCGGCCCCCGGCGGACGTCGTGCACGCCCTCGTGCCGGTCACCGACCGCGCCAGCATGCCGAGCGGACACACAGCGTTGGCAGCGGCTTTCGCGGGTGCGCTGGTCTACGCGGTGCACCGAAGCGGTCGCTCCGTCATACCTGCGGTGGTGGTGGGGGTGCTGCTCGTGGTGGCCTACGCCGTCAGCCGGATGGTCGTCGGTGCGCACTATCTCGGCGACGTCACGGTCGGCGCGCTGCTGCCGGTCGGGGTCATGCTGCTGGTCGGCGGCCTGCTCGACCGCCGACTCGATCGCCCCGCGCGCCGCTGA
- the purU gene encoding formyltetrahydrofolate deformylase — protein sequence MPEQDQSFVFTAQCADGPGIVQAISSVFVEHGANIDESQQYGDPLSGQFFIRARVHGPVDEDSLRASLAPVAERFAMTWGLWPAGERMKALVMVSKLGHCLNDLLYRQQVGALPLDIVAVGSNHLDFQKLVSSHDIPFHHIPVTAATKPAAERRLLELVEQTGAEVVILARYMQVLSDDLCARLAGRAINIHHSFLPSFKGARPYHQAHQRGVKLIGATAHYVTPQLDEGPIIEQDVARIDHGYSPDAMVVAGRDVEAQVLARAVTWHAEHRVFPNGTSTVVLR from the coding sequence GTGCCCGAGCAAGACCAGTCCTTCGTCTTCACCGCACAGTGCGCGGACGGACCGGGCATCGTGCAGGCGATCAGCTCGGTATTCGTCGAGCACGGGGCGAACATCGACGAGAGCCAGCAGTACGGCGACCCGCTGAGCGGGCAGTTCTTCATCCGGGCGCGGGTGCACGGGCCGGTGGACGAAGACTCTCTGCGCGCGTCGCTCGCGCCCGTCGCCGAACGCTTCGCGATGACGTGGGGGCTCTGGCCGGCCGGCGAGCGGATGAAGGCCCTGGTGATGGTGTCCAAACTGGGCCACTGCCTCAACGACCTGCTCTACCGGCAGCAGGTCGGCGCGCTGCCGCTCGACATCGTCGCGGTCGGCTCCAACCACCTGGACTTCCAGAAGCTGGTGTCGTCGCACGACATCCCCTTCCACCACATCCCCGTGACGGCGGCGACCAAGCCGGCCGCCGAGCGCCGGCTACTCGAGCTGGTGGAGCAGACCGGTGCCGAGGTGGTGATCCTGGCGCGCTACATGCAGGTGCTGTCGGACGACCTCTGCGCGCGGCTCGCCGGGCGGGCGATCAACATCCACCACTCGTTCCTGCCGAGCTTCAAGGGCGCGCGGCCCTACCACCAGGCCCACCAGCGCGGCGTGAAGCTGATCGGCGCGACCGCGCATTACGTCACGCCGCAGCTGGACGAGGGCCCGATCATCGAGCAGGACGTGGCCCGCATCGACCACGGCTATTCCCCCGACGCGATGGTCGTGGCCGGCCGCGACGTCGAGGCCCAGGTGCTGGCGCGGGCGGTGACCTGGCACGCCGAGCACCGCGTCTTTCCCAACGGCACCAGCACGGTCGTGTTGCGCTGA
- the holA gene encoding DNA polymerase III subunit delta, which translates to MTDVPSLVLIAGPEQVLAERAAASTVEALREADPQAELIRLDAASYEAGELQLHASPSLFGGSKIVLVRDLDEAREELIADVVDVAAAGLVDATLIVQHKGGARGKKALDALKKAGARVIDAPAIKSDRDKSAFVTNEFRVGRRKIEPDAVRALLEAVGKDLRELASACRQLIDDTEGVITAEVVQRYHGGKVDATGFRVADAAVGGNAPEALRLLRHALASGLDPVPIVAVLASQLRQIARVATAGRGSSAALAKELGMAPWQVDRARRDAKGWDGDRLGRAIQAVAAADFDVKGGGRDPVYAVERVVLAIAAERQG; encoded by the coding sequence ATGACGGACGTCCCCTCGCTGGTGCTGATCGCGGGCCCGGAGCAGGTGTTGGCCGAGCGCGCCGCCGCGAGCACGGTGGAGGCGCTGCGCGAGGCCGACCCCCAGGCGGAGCTGATCCGGCTGGACGCTGCGTCATACGAGGCGGGGGAGCTGCAGCTGCATGCCAGCCCGAGTCTGTTCGGCGGCAGCAAGATCGTGCTGGTCCGCGACCTGGACGAGGCCCGCGAGGAGCTGATCGCCGATGTTGTCGACGTGGCGGCCGCTGGGCTGGTCGACGCGACGCTGATCGTGCAGCACAAGGGCGGTGCGCGCGGCAAGAAGGCGCTCGATGCGCTGAAGAAGGCCGGCGCCCGGGTGATCGACGCGCCCGCGATCAAGAGCGACCGGGACAAGTCGGCGTTCGTGACCAACGAGTTCCGGGTCGGCCGCCGCAAGATCGAGCCGGATGCCGTCCGCGCGCTGCTGGAGGCGGTCGGCAAGGACCTGCGCGAGCTGGCGTCGGCCTGCCGGCAGCTCATCGACGACACCGAGGGCGTGATCACCGCCGAGGTGGTGCAGCGCTACCACGGCGGCAAGGTCGACGCGACCGGCTTCCGGGTGGCCGATGCGGCGGTCGGCGGCAACGCCCCCGAGGCGCTCCGCCTGCTGCGCCACGCGCTCGCGTCCGGCCTCGACCCGGTGCCGATCGTCGCGGTGCTGGCCAGCCAGCTGCGCCAGATCGCCCGGGTCGCGACGGCCGGGCGTGGATCGTCCGCGGCCCTCGCCAAGGAGCTCGGGATGGCGCCGTGGCAGGTCGACCGGGCCCGCCGCGACGCCAAGGGCTGGGACGGCGACCGGCTCGGCCGGGCGATCCAAGCGGTCGCGGCGGCAGACTTCGACGTCAAGGGCGGCGGCCGTGACCCGGTCTATGCGGTCGAGCGGGTGGTGCTGGCCATCGCTGCGGAGCGGCAGGGGTAG
- the rpsT gene encoding 30S ribosomal protein S20 produces the protein MANIKSQMKRIKTNAIRTERNRAYKSELRTWIRKTREAVDAGDKDKATELLAAASKKLDKAVSKGVIHKNQAANKKSALAKAVNSL, from the coding sequence GTGGCAAACATCAAGTCGCAGATGAAGCGGATCAAGACCAATGCGATCCGCACTGAGCGCAACCGGGCCTACAAGTCGGAGCTGCGCACGTGGATCCGCAAGACCCGTGAGGCCGTCGACGCCGGCGACAAGGACAAGGCGACCGAGCTGCTCGCCGCCGCGTCCAAGAAGCTGGACAAGGCCGTCAGCAAGGGCGTGATCCACAAGAACCAGGCCGCCAACAAGAAGTCGGCCCTGGCCAAGGCGGTCAACTCGCTCTGA
- the leuS gene encoding leucine--tRNA ligase, with amino-acid sequence MNDESPAHRYTPALAGRIERAWQDRWEENGTFEAPNPTGPWADPQAVGDRPKFMVQDMFPYPSGDGLHVGHPLPFIATDVYARYQRMTGKNVLYTQGFDAFGLPAEQYAVKTGQHPRKTTEDNIATFTRQVRMLGLSHDPRRKVATIDPGFYKWTQWIFTKIWGAWYDEAAGKARPIEDLVAAFEAGDVATADGRPWAQLSADEQRAEIDGRRLAYKKEVPVNWAPGLGTVVANEEVTNEGLTERGDMPVFQRNLSQWMMRITAYADRLLDDLDRVDWTESIKVMQRNWIGRSHGASIRFAVDGVAAPIEVFTTRPDTIFGTTFMVLAPEHPLVDQLVPQEWPSGTHDAWTDGAATPAEAVAAYRTATSRKSELERQTEDAKAKTGVFTGSFATNPVTGEPIPVFIADYVLMGYGTGAVMAVPAEDARDWDFAKKYDLPYVRTVQPSEGHDEDKPYLGHGVMINSDNDRISLSGKEVEEAKELVIDFLEKEGVGRGTVTYKLRDWLFSRQRYWGEPFPVVYDESGVAHALPESMLPVELPDVADYSPKTYEPDDADSEPESPLSRATEWVEVELDLGDGPKKYRRETDTMPNWAGSCWYELRYTDPANDERFVDRGCEEYWMGPGRGAGAGVANDPGGVDLYVGGPEHAVLHLLYARFWHKVLFDLGEVTSEEPFRRLFIHGYVQAYAFRDHRGQPVPAAEVVEHGQGKDMTFTWQGEPVTREYGKMGKSLKNVVTPDEMSAEYGADTFRVFEMSMGPLDISRPWETRAVVGSQRFLQRLWRNVVDEETGDLRVADEAPSEDLKRLLAKTIDGVGRDYEALQFNTAIAKLIELNNAITKEPAPPREAVEALVLMTAPVAPHIAEELWSRLGHPETLTYEAFPAADESLLVDDTVTCVVQVQGKVRDRLEVPVSISDADLEAMARESEKVLNALDGKQIRKVIVRAPKLVNIVAG; translated from the coding sequence ATGAACGACGAGAGCCCCGCGCACCGCTACACCCCGGCGCTGGCCGGCCGCATCGAGCGCGCCTGGCAGGACCGCTGGGAGGAGAACGGCACCTTCGAGGCGCCGAATCCCACTGGCCCCTGGGCCGATCCGCAGGCCGTCGGTGACCGGCCGAAGTTCATGGTGCAGGACATGTTCCCCTACCCGAGCGGTGACGGCCTGCACGTCGGGCACCCGCTGCCGTTCATCGCCACCGACGTCTATGCGCGCTACCAGCGGATGACGGGCAAGAACGTCCTCTACACGCAGGGCTTCGACGCGTTCGGGCTGCCGGCCGAGCAGTATGCCGTCAAGACCGGGCAGCACCCGCGCAAGACCACTGAGGACAACATCGCCACCTTCACCCGGCAGGTGCGCATGCTGGGACTCTCGCACGACCCGCGCCGTAAGGTCGCCACGATCGACCCCGGCTTCTACAAGTGGACCCAGTGGATCTTCACCAAGATCTGGGGCGCCTGGTATGACGAGGCCGCCGGCAAGGCACGCCCGATCGAGGACCTGGTCGCCGCCTTCGAGGCCGGCGACGTCGCGACCGCGGACGGCCGCCCGTGGGCGCAGCTGTCCGCCGACGAACAGCGCGCCGAGATCGACGGCCGCCGCCTCGCCTACAAGAAGGAGGTGCCGGTCAACTGGGCGCCGGGCCTCGGCACCGTGGTCGCCAATGAGGAGGTCACCAACGAGGGCCTCACCGAGCGCGGCGACATGCCGGTCTTCCAGCGCAACCTGTCGCAGTGGATGATGCGGATCACCGCCTACGCCGACCGGCTGCTGGACGACCTGGACCGGGTCGACTGGACCGAGTCGATCAAGGTCATGCAGCGCAACTGGATCGGCCGGTCGCACGGTGCGTCGATCCGGTTCGCGGTCGACGGGGTGGCCGCGCCGATCGAGGTGTTCACGACCCGGCCAGACACGATCTTCGGCACGACGTTCATGGTGCTGGCGCCGGAGCACCCGCTGGTCGACCAGCTGGTCCCGCAGGAGTGGCCCTCCGGCACGCACGACGCGTGGACCGACGGCGCGGCGACACCGGCGGAGGCCGTCGCGGCATACCGCACCGCGACATCGCGCAAGTCCGAGCTGGAGCGGCAGACCGAGGACGCCAAGGCCAAGACCGGTGTCTTCACCGGGTCGTTCGCGACCAATCCCGTGACGGGAGAACCGATTCCGGTCTTCATCGCCGACTACGTGCTGATGGGTTACGGCACCGGCGCCGTCATGGCGGTGCCCGCCGAGGACGCCCGCGACTGGGACTTCGCCAAGAAGTACGACCTGCCCTACGTTCGCACGGTCCAGCCGAGCGAAGGGCACGACGAGGACAAGCCCTACCTCGGCCACGGCGTGATGATCAACTCCGACAACGACCGGATCTCGTTGTCCGGCAAGGAGGTCGAGGAGGCCAAGGAGCTCGTCATCGACTTCCTGGAGAAGGAGGGCGTCGGTCGCGGCACGGTCACCTACAAGCTGCGCGACTGGCTCTTCAGCCGGCAGCGCTACTGGGGCGAACCCTTCCCGGTCGTGTATGACGAGTCCGGCGTCGCGCACGCGCTCCCCGAGTCGATGCTGCCGGTCGAGCTGCCCGACGTCGCGGACTACTCGCCGAAGACCTACGAACCCGACGACGCCGACTCCGAGCCGGAGTCGCCGCTGTCCCGAGCGACCGAATGGGTCGAGGTCGAACTCGACCTGGGTGACGGCCCGAAGAAGTATCGCCGCGAGACCGACACGATGCCCAACTGGGCCGGATCCTGTTGGTACGAGCTGAGATACACCGACCCGGCCAACGACGAGCGATTCGTCGACCGGGGCTGCGAGGAATACTGGATGGGGCCCGGCCGCGGTGCCGGTGCGGGCGTCGCGAACGACCCCGGCGGCGTCGACCTCTACGTCGGCGGCCCCGAGCACGCGGTGCTGCACCTGCTCTACGCGCGGTTCTGGCACAAGGTGCTCTTCGACCTGGGCGAGGTAACGTCGGAGGAGCCCTTCCGCCGGTTGTTCATCCACGGTTACGTGCAGGCCTACGCCTTCCGCGACCACCGCGGCCAGCCGGTGCCGGCGGCCGAGGTGGTCGAGCACGGCCAGGGCAAGGACATGACCTTCACCTGGCAGGGCGAGCCGGTCACCCGCGAATACGGGAAGATGGGCAAGTCGCTGAAAAACGTTGTCACGCCTGACGAAATGTCCGCCGAGTACGGCGCTGACACGTTCCGCGTCTTCGAGATGTCGATGGGCCCGCTGGACATCTCCCGCCCCTGGGAGACCCGCGCGGTCGTCGGCTCGCAGCGCTTCCTGCAGCGGCTGTGGCGCAACGTGGTCGACGAGGAGACCGGCGACCTGCGGGTCGCCGACGAGGCGCCGAGCGAGGACCTGAAACGCCTGCTGGCCAAGACGATCGACGGTGTCGGCCGCGACTACGAGGCGTTGCAGTTCAACACCGCCATCGCCAAGCTGATCGAGCTGAACAACGCGATCACCAAGGAGCCGGCGCCGCCGCGCGAGGCCGTCGAGGCGCTGGTGCTGATGACCGCGCCGGTCGCACCGCACATCGCCGAGGAGCTGTGGTCGCGGCTCGGACACCCGGAAACGCTGACCTACGAGGCGTTCCCGGCCGCCGACGAGTCGCTGCTGGTCGACGACACAGTGACCTGCGTCGTGCAGGTGCAGGGCAAGGTGCGCGACCGGCTCGAGGTGCCGGTCAGCATCTCCGACGCCGACCTGGAGGCCATGGCCCGCGAGAGCGAGAAGGTGTTGAACGCGTTGGACGGCAAGCAGATCCGCAAGGTGATCGTGCGTGCGCCCAAGCTGGTCAACATCGTGGCAGGCTGA